One window from the genome of Dyella sp. A6 encodes:
- a CDS encoding RidA family protein, whose amino-acid sequence MSRQIIATDQAPAAIGPYSQAVRAGDTVYFSGQIPLDPLTGQLVEGDIDAQTRRVFDNLTAVAKAAGGSLGQIVRVGIYVTDLANFAAVNAVMAEYFAQPYPARSTIEVSALPKGAQVEVDAVMVLS is encoded by the coding sequence ATGTCCCGCCAGATCATCGCCACCGACCAGGCACCGGCCGCCATCGGCCCTTATTCGCAGGCTGTCCGTGCGGGTGACACGGTCTACTTTTCCGGGCAGATTCCGCTCGATCCGCTGACGGGTCAGCTGGTCGAAGGTGACATTGATGCTCAGACGCGACGAGTGTTCGACAACCTGACGGCAGTGGCGAAGGCGGCAGGTGGTTCGTTGGGCCAGATCGTGCGTGTGGGCATCTATGTGACCGATCTGGCCAATTTCGCCGCGGTGAATGCGGTGATGGCCGAATACTTCGCGCAGCCCTATCCGGCACGTTCCACCATCGAGGTTTCTGCGCTTCCGAAAGGTGCGCAGGTGGAAGTCGATGCGGTGATGGTGCTGTCCTGA